The Phyllopteryx taeniolatus isolate TA_2022b chromosome 17, UOR_Ptae_1.2, whole genome shotgun sequence genome window below encodes:
- the LOC133467472 gene encoding LOW QUALITY PROTEIN: neuronal tyrosine-phosphorylated phosphoinositide-3-kinase adapter 1 (The sequence of the model RefSeq protein was modified relative to this genomic sequence to represent the inferred CDS: inserted 1 base in 1 codon): protein MSSGSAQDVAVEHFLRDIERRSKRLHCAVIGCEAERPRSDMNLLYRKSRLDWRHRDQDGSKKSSSQNDPSATVGKVRDLASFRXHFRMGFMTMPASQDLSPHSCASAMAPRSQSCHAVGAGDASLENGDYSDSQSQHGGRCPPVKPKRHPSTRLSSSSADGRGPPETPPPPPPPSHSQAKHSEKKNAMKKSDSGDLGSKKLPPLKPKRSPSTQLSFDPLPPRVPHSAASLPFQGADSQVQTRDGDDEPVYIEMVGQVFTRESQTATPHPVTPVATTPDSDSDQSEAIYEEMKYPLQENRESQRHLPAKHEKMKSSKHYHVTPSPSGSSSSLPRPSSSSPSYSKPKATVSISHSSPLPSSASSTPVPQVLSTSPHTPRAPTPYLLQGSKCEPDSNTKIPAPFPNLLQHRPPLLAFPQPAAASSGVGVQSKGSASSKMGTQTSSVTTQAGTSSSSSSCSNVPSSGSKEPSGGSVTPQEKHSRDSQSGPAPGLRARSHSTPLPPSSKSTSPFSHHHHHHPHHRPSHYHHYRKPERGDSPVPLKSSSQTSTQATVQTQTSGTGKEGKSVSFLLKTDKGEKDKDRDRDRDRDRDRDRDRDRDRDRDRDRDRDRDRDRGRDKDRDRDRDRDSGPHSLQLDLLPATSSQTSQGSTSSTPTPLSSSHRPHSRPHLRSHTPHGLPAYRPPSSDSPLLWTYPSGGFRRPPAYESLRGSSQTPSSQQPSSLTGVGEVGSKSGEGFSSLQSKAGFMPWDSSSSFAADEGFSWPLQRKLSFSHGSRETEKEEGRTWNGSADALLRMDKEELGTGLRGGPSSIPVHYSGAASRTLGHCESLAGGDGGPGFRALPRIGMPLPCQTFPACRNGEAGRLGRSSSAAGARQAGGGDVQRQSSLPAREALHQPQPQASCGPGSPGVSRQRQHLQLHQQQLQLKQQLQQLQQQHHLQLQFQQLARLAQGQPAAGSGAASSAMQTQRDGKLLEVIERKRCLCKEIKAHRRPDKSLCKQDSMPILPSWRRTPEPRKTGTPPCQRPQAVVWDTAI from the exons ATGAGCTCTGGCTCTGCCCAGGATGTGGCAGTCGAGCATTTCCTGCGTGACATAGAGAGGCGGAGTAAGCGGCTACActgcgctgtgattggctgcgaGGCGGAGCGACCCCGCAGCGACATGAACCTGCTGTATCGCAAGAGCCGTTTGGATTGGAGGCACAGGGACCAAGATGGAAGCAAGAAAAG CTCCTCTCAAAATGACCCCTCGGCGACCGTCGGCAAAGTCAGAGACTTGGCCTCGTTCC CGCACTTCCGAATGGGCTTCATGACCATGCCGGCCTCCCAGGACCTTTCCCCTCACTCGTGTGCCTCAGCCATGGCGCCGCGCTCGCAGTCCTGCCACGCGGTCGGTGCCGGGGACGCAAGTCTCGAGAACGGAGATTACTCCGACAGCCAGTCCCAACACGGCGGCCGGTGCCCGCCGGTCAAACCCAAGCGCCACCCGAGCACTCGCCTCAGCTCCTCATCCGCCGACGGCAGAGGACCTCCGgagacgccgccgccgcctccgccgCCCTCCCACTCGCAGGCCAAGCACTCCGAGAAGAAGAATG CCATGAAGAAGTCCGACTCGGGAGACCTTGGCTCAAAAAAGCTGCCTCCTTTAAAACCCAAGAGAAGTCCCAGCACCCAGCTCTCCTTTGACCCACTTCCTCCACGTGTGCCTCATTCTGCCGCATCCCTCCCTTTCCAGGGAGCCGACTCGCAAGTCCAGACCAGAGACGGGGACGATGAGCCGGTCTACATCGAGATGGTGGGTCAAGTGTTTACCAGAGAGAGCCAGACCGCGACCCCCCACCCCGTCACTCCCGTAGCCACCACGCCCGATTCGGACTCGGACCAGAGTGAGGCCATCTACGAAGAAATGAAATACCCGCTGCAAGAGAACCGAGAATCTCAGAGACACCTGCCGGCCAAACACGAGAAGATGAAAAGTTCGAAACATTACCACGTCACCCCCTCGCCCTCCGGCAGCTCCTCGTCACTGCCGcgaccctcctcttcctctccctccTACTCTAAACCCAAAGCTACCGTCTCCATCTCTCATTCGTCCCCACTCCCTTCCTCCGCATCCTCCACCCCCGTCCCCCAGGTCCTATCCACCAGCCCTCACACTCCACGAGCGCCTACTCCCTACCTGCTGCAAGGGAGTAAATGTGAACCAGACTCCAACACAAAGATCCCCGCGCCTTTCCCAAATCTTCTCCAGCACCGGCCCCCGCTGCTGGCTTTCCCTCAACCTGCAGCGGCCTCCAGCGGCGTGGGGGTGCAGAGCAAGGGTTCGGCCTCCTCCAAAATGGGGACTCAAACGTCCAGCGTGACCACTCAAGCCggaacctcctcctcctcctcctcttgctccAACGTTCCGTCATCAGGCTCCAAAGAGCCGTCGGGAGGAAGTGTGACGCCGCAAGAGAAACACAGCAGAGATTCCCAGTCGGGACCCGCTCCCGGACTCAGAGCCAGGAGTCACTCGACGCCACTGCCGCCGTCCTCTAAATCGACCTCACCTTtctcccaccaccaccaccaccaccctcacCATCGGCCCTCCCACTACCATCACTATCGCAAGCCAGAGAGGGGTGACTCTCCCGTTCCGCTCAAGAGCAGCTCTCAGACTTCCACCCAGGCCACCGTGCAGACCCAGACTTCAGGTACGGGCAAGGAAGGGAAGTCTGTTAGCTTCCTCTTGAAGACGGACAAAGGAGAGAAGGATAAGGATAGGGATCGGGACAGGGACAGGGACAGGGACAGGGACAGGGACCGGGACCGAGATCGAGATCGAGATCGAGACAGGGACAGGGACAGGGACAGGGATAGAGGTAGAGACAAGGACAGAGACCGGGACCGGGACCGGGATAGCGGTCCGCACTCTTTGCAACTGGATCTTCTTCCTGCCACAAGCAGTCAAACGTCTCAAGGCAGCACCAGCTCCACGCCGACGCCTCTGTCTTCATCCCATCGCCCTCATTCTCGTCCTCATTTGCGCTCTCACACGCCCCACGGCCTGCCAGCTTACAGGCCGCCATCCTCTGACAGCCCGCTGCTGTGGACTTACCCCTCCGGAGGCTTCCGCAGACCGCCGGCTTACGAGAGCTTGAGAGGAAGCTCGCAGACGCCGTCCTCGCAACAGCCCTCCAGCCTCACCGGTGTCGGCGAGGTTGGATCCAAGAGTGGCGAAGGCTTTTCGTCGCTCCAGTCCAAAGCCGGCTTCATGCCGTGGGACAGCAGCTCTAGCTTTGCAGCCGACGAAGGCTTCTCTTGGCCCCTGCAGAGGAAATTGTCCTTCAGCCATGGGAGCAGAGAAACCGAAA AAGAAGAAGGCCGAACTTGGAACGGCAGTGCCGATGCCTTATTGAGGATGGATAAGGAAGAGTTGGGAACGGGACTTCGAGGGGGCCCGTCGAGCATCCCGGTGCACTACAGCGGCGCCGCGAGCCGGACCCTCGGCCACTGTGAGTCGCTGGCGGGCGGCGACGGCGGCCCGGGATTCAGAGCCCTGCCCAGAATCGGGATGCCGCTTCCCTGCCAGACGTTTCCCGCCTGTCGCAACGGAG AAGCGGGGCGGCTGGGCCGTTCCTCCTCCGCTGCTGGGGCGAGACAGGCGGGCGGAGGTGACGTCCAGCGCCAGAGCAGTCTACCGGCACGAGAAGCCCTCCATCAG CCGCAGCCTCAAGCGTCCTGCGGTCCCGGCAGTCCCGGCGTGTCTCGGCAGCGGCAGCATCTGCAGCTCCACCAGCAGCAGTTGCAGTTGAAGCAGCAGCTCCAGCAGCTTCAGCAACAGCACCACCTGCAGCTGCAGTTCCAGCAGCTCGCTCGGCTGGCGCAGGGTCAGCCCGCCGCGGGCTCCGGCGCCGCCTCGTCCGCGATGCAGACCCAGAGAGACGGCAAGTTGCTGGAAGTCATCGAGCGCAAACGCTGCCTCTGCAAGGAGATCAAGGCCCACAGGCGCCCCGATAAAAGCCTGTGCAAGCAGGACAGCATGCCCATCCTCCCTAGCTGGAGACGGACACCCGAACCGCGCAAGACGGGCACGCCGCCTTGCCAAAGGCCGCAGGCCGTCGTGTGGGACACGGCGATCTGA
- the atp1b2b gene encoding sodium/potassium-transporting ATPase subunit beta-2b isoform X1, with translation MAKDGERGEWKEYIWNPRTREFLGRTASSWGLVLLFYLVFYIFLAGLFALTMYVLLQTLDDHKPTWQDRLTTPGMVIRPKSDETFEIIYNIQKTESWDLYAQALDKFLEPYNSTVQAQKNNECTPDQYFLQEDSGDVKNNPKRSCQFSRHLLQDCSGLTDRYYGYQDGQPCIIIKMNRVIGLLPGKDGQAPFITCGAKRYKVGKNEWREDTDKIGELKYFPSNGTFNLMYYPYYGKKAQVNYSQPLVAVKFLNITVNEDVNIECKINSNNIPGGSERDKFAGRVSFKLRINTVD, from the exons ATGGCAAAGGATGGAGAAAGAGGCGAGTGGAAGGAGTACATCTGGAACCCGAGGACGAGGGAGTTTCTGGGCAGGACAGCCAGCAGCTGGG GTCTCGTCCTTCTCTTCTATTTGGTTTTCTACATCTTCCTGGCCGGCCTGTTTGCGCTCACCATGTACGTCCTGCTGCAGACTTTGGACGACCACAAGCCGACCTGGCAAGACCGGCTCACCACGCCAG GCATGGTGATTAGACCCAAATCCGACGAGACTTTCGAGATTATCTATAACATCCAGAAAACCGAGAGCTGGGACCTGTACGCTCAGGCCCTGGACAAGTTCCTGGAAC CTTACAACAGCACCGTCCAGGCCCAGAAAAACAACGAATGCACACCGGACCAGTACTTCCTGCAGGAGGACAGCGGCGACGTGAAGAACAACCCCAAGCGCTCCTGTCAGTTCAGTCGGCACCTTCTGCAGGACTGCTCGGGACTCACTGACCGTTACTATGGATACCAGGACGGCCAGCCGTGCATCATTATCAAGATGAATCGG GTGATCGGGTTGCTGCCAGGAAAGGACGGACAGGCTCCGTTCATCACCTGTGGCGCCAAG AGGTACAAAGTTGGCAAAAATGAATGG AGAGAAGACACTGACAAAATTGGAGAGTTGAAGTACTTTCCTTCCAACGGCACGTTCAACCTTATGTACTACCCGTACTACGGCAAGAAAGCTCAG gTGAACTACTCCCAGCCTTTGGTTGCCGTCAAGTTCCTCAACATCACGGTCAACGAAGACGTCAACATCGAGTGCAAGATCAACTCCAACAACATTCCCGGCGGGAGCGAAAGAGACAAGTTTGCCGGTCGAGTGTCTTTCAAGCTGAGGATCAACACCGTCGACTAG
- the atp1b2b gene encoding sodium/potassium-transporting ATPase subunit beta-2b isoform X2: protein MAKDGERGEWKEYIWNPRTREFLGRTASSWGLVLLFYLVFYIFLAGLFALTMYVLLQTLDDHKPTWQDRLTTPGMVIRPKSDETFEIIYNIQKTESWDLYAQALDKFLEPYNSTVQAQKNNECTPDQYFLQEDSGDVKNNPKRSCQFSRHLLQDCSGLTDRYYGYQDGQPCIIIKMNRVIGLLPGKDGQAPFITCGAKREDTDKIGELKYFPSNGTFNLMYYPYYGKKAQVNYSQPLVAVKFLNITVNEDVNIECKINSNNIPGGSERDKFAGRVSFKLRINTVD, encoded by the exons ATGGCAAAGGATGGAGAAAGAGGCGAGTGGAAGGAGTACATCTGGAACCCGAGGACGAGGGAGTTTCTGGGCAGGACAGCCAGCAGCTGGG GTCTCGTCCTTCTCTTCTATTTGGTTTTCTACATCTTCCTGGCCGGCCTGTTTGCGCTCACCATGTACGTCCTGCTGCAGACTTTGGACGACCACAAGCCGACCTGGCAAGACCGGCTCACCACGCCAG GCATGGTGATTAGACCCAAATCCGACGAGACTTTCGAGATTATCTATAACATCCAGAAAACCGAGAGCTGGGACCTGTACGCTCAGGCCCTGGACAAGTTCCTGGAAC CTTACAACAGCACCGTCCAGGCCCAGAAAAACAACGAATGCACACCGGACCAGTACTTCCTGCAGGAGGACAGCGGCGACGTGAAGAACAACCCCAAGCGCTCCTGTCAGTTCAGTCGGCACCTTCTGCAGGACTGCTCGGGACTCACTGACCGTTACTATGGATACCAGGACGGCCAGCCGTGCATCATTATCAAGATGAATCGG GTGATCGGGTTGCTGCCAGGAAAGGACGGACAGGCTCCGTTCATCACCTGTGGCGCCAAG AGAGAAGACACTGACAAAATTGGAGAGTTGAAGTACTTTCCTTCCAACGGCACGTTCAACCTTATGTACTACCCGTACTACGGCAAGAAAGCTCAG gTGAACTACTCCCAGCCTTTGGTTGCCGTCAAGTTCCTCAACATCACGGTCAACGAAGACGTCAACATCGAGTGCAAGATCAACTCCAACAACATTCCCGGCGGGAGCGAAAGAGACAAGTTTGCCGGTCGAGTGTCTTTCAAGCTGAGGATCAACACCGTCGACTAG